A part of Terriglobales bacterium genomic DNA contains:
- a CDS encoding N-acetylmuramoyl-L-alanine amidase, with the protein MAALLAVTLVATGLRSAEEKRATVYAPRVSYTLPVQEHGNDDYVSLPQAVEPLGRVSARVDDHEFRLRFNHVECTFQPGQTHGRIGRQRIDLTAPFLLDGQHGLIPLHSLPVLLSRLLDSRVDFHTASRRIFVGHTATRFTVEVKKGEGMVLSFSEAVNPTISTEPGKLRMTFTREPIVSDTGTFQFMDEKLTPGAHFTESNGTAEVTVQANAPVMATFADGGKTIRIIPAPQQAAQAPPPAPPPPAATPQVPAAESAPGAQLPSPGAAAGMAAAAGHPAYLVVVDAGHGGEERGATLSDKLVEKDVTLAFARKLRGELQARGINTLMLRDSDAAVSLEQRADTVNAARAAVYVALHAATLGTGVRVYTAMLPAASAQQRLFVPWEMAQSGHTVASRALANAVAEEIGKRDMPSAVVAAPVRPLNNLTAAAIAVEVSVPASQVDTLNSANYQQQVAGAIASGIAGARAVVEAAK; encoded by the coding sequence GTGGCGGCACTGCTGGCGGTGACGCTAGTGGCGACCGGGCTGCGCTCGGCCGAGGAGAAGCGGGCCACGGTGTACGCACCGCGCGTCAGCTATACCCTGCCGGTGCAGGAACATGGCAATGACGATTACGTCTCCCTGCCCCAGGCGGTTGAGCCGCTGGGAAGAGTCAGCGCCCGCGTCGACGACCATGAGTTCCGGCTGCGCTTCAACCATGTCGAATGCACCTTCCAGCCAGGCCAGACCCACGGCCGCATCGGCCGGCAGCGCATCGACCTGACGGCGCCCTTCCTCCTCGACGGGCAGCACGGACTCATCCCCCTGCATTCCCTCCCCGTACTGCTCTCCAGGCTGCTCGATAGCCGGGTGGATTTCCATACCGCCTCGCGAAGGATCTTCGTGGGTCACACCGCCACTCGCTTCACCGTCGAAGTCAAGAAGGGGGAGGGCATGGTGCTGAGCTTCTCCGAAGCGGTGAATCCCACCATCAGCACCGAACCCGGCAAGCTGCGCATGACCTTCACCCGCGAGCCGATCGTCTCCGATACCGGGACGTTCCAGTTCATGGACGAAAAGTTGACACCGGGCGCCCATTTCACCGAATCCAATGGCACAGCGGAGGTGACTGTCCAGGCGAACGCGCCGGTGATGGCGACCTTTGCCGACGGGGGAAAGACCATCCGCATCATCCCCGCTCCGCAACAAGCGGCGCAGGCGCCTCCGCCCGCGCCTCCTCCCCCGGCGGCAACACCCCAGGTTCCAGCAGCGGAGAGTGCGCCCGGAGCGCAGCTGCCGTCGCCCGGAGCGGCGGCCGGAATGGCAGCAGCAGCCGGACATCCCGCCTACCTCGTCGTGGTGGACGCCGGCCACGGTGGGGAAGAGCGTGGCGCCACGCTCAGCGACAAGCTGGTGGAGAAAGATGTGACTCTGGCCTTCGCGCGGAAACTTCGCGGCGAACTGCAAGCGCGCGGGATCAACACCCTCATGTTGCGCGATTCCGACGCGGCCGTCTCCCTGGAGCAGCGGGCCGACACGGTGAATGCCGCGCGCGCCGCCGTCTATGTGGCGCTCCATGCAGCCACTCTCGGCACCGGCGTGCGGGTGTACACCGCCATGCTGCCCGCCGCCTCCGCCCAGCAGCGATTATTCGTGCCCTGGGAGATGGCGCAGTCCGGCCACACCGTCGCCAGCAGGGCGCTCGCCAATGCCGTAGCCGAGGAGATCGGAAAGCGGGACATGCCGAGCGCGGTGGTCGCTGCTCCGGTCCGGCCGCTCAACAACCTTACCGCGGCGGCCATCGCCGTAGAGGTTTCCGTGCCCGCTTCGCAAGTGGACACGCTGAATTCCGCGAACTACCAGCAGCAGGTGGCGGGCGCGATCGCGTCCGGGATCGCCGGCGCGCGCGCGGTGGTGGAGGCGGCGAAATGA
- a CDS encoding DUF1015 domain-containing protein, which translates to MARIFPFRALRFDPGRVPVQLVVTQPYDKVTPAMQERYYAASPYNLVRIILGKKEPGDDDKNNVYTRAADHLRAWRGEGILHQDDAPGLYAYSQEFCLDGLRHTRRGFIGLGQIEPYDSGVVFRHEQTLSGPKQDRLNLLRCTRAHFGQLFMLYSDPQGAVEVHLSLDSPPAIEVTDEYGVVHRVWPVSDPERVRAAQRAMAEKKLVIADGHHRYETALAYRDERRARSGVADDEQPYDRVMMTFVNMDAPGLVVLPTHRVVHGLENFQPGEMVRVARTFFPVEDITSRFDPEHPTAALERAGDGTALVAVTRGNKFLLRAPAEATHPALAGLSRMQAELDVVRLHKVLLESVLGLTEQSIREQKNIEYLRDPKEAVARVGAGANVAFLMRPVRVEQVRDIAFAGEVMPQKSTDFYPKLLSGLTIYALD; encoded by the coding sequence ATGGCCAGAATCTTCCCCTTTCGGGCTCTGCGATTTGACCCCGGGCGCGTGCCGGTCCAGTTGGTCGTGACTCAGCCCTATGACAAGGTCACCCCGGCCATGCAGGAGCGTTACTACGCCGCCAGTCCTTACAACCTGGTGCGCATCATCCTGGGCAAGAAGGAACCCGGGGATGATGACAAAAACAACGTCTATACTCGGGCGGCCGACCATCTGCGGGCCTGGCGCGGCGAAGGCATCTTGCACCAGGACGACGCTCCCGGCCTCTACGCCTATAGCCAGGAATTCTGTCTGGACGGTCTGCGCCACACCCGGCGCGGCTTCATCGGCCTGGGGCAGATCGAGCCCTATGACTCCGGGGTGGTTTTCCGTCACGAACAGACCCTCTCCGGTCCCAAGCAAGACCGCCTGAACCTGTTGCGCTGCACCCGCGCGCACTTCGGGCAGCTCTTTATGCTTTATTCCGACCCCCAGGGCGCAGTGGAAGTCCATTTATCTCTCGATTCCCCGCCCGCCATCGAGGTTACAGACGAATACGGGGTGGTCCATCGGGTCTGGCCTGTATCGGACCCGGAGAGGGTCAGGGCGGCACAGCGGGCCATGGCCGAGAAGAAGCTGGTCATCGCCGACGGCCACCATCGTTACGAGACCGCCCTGGCCTATCGGGACGAGCGGCGGGCCCGCAGTGGGGTGGCCGACGATGAGCAGCCCTATGACCGGGTGATGATGACCTTCGTCAATATGGACGCGCCCGGGCTGGTGGTCCTGCCCACCCATCGGGTGGTACACGGGCTGGAGAATTTCCAGCCGGGCGAGATGGTGCGGGTCGCGCGTACGTTTTTCCCGGTCGAAGACATCACGTCGCGCTTCGACCCGGAGCATCCGACCGCCGCCCTGGAGCGTGCGGGCGACGGGACCGCCCTGGTCGCAGTCACCCGGGGCAACAAGTTCCTGCTGCGTGCTCCGGCGGAGGCCACCCACCCGGCCCTGGCAGGGCTCTCCCGGATGCAGGCGGAACTCGACGTCGTACGCCTGCACAAGGTGCTGCTGGAATCGGTGCTGGGACTGACCGAGCAATCCATCCGCGAGCAGAAGAACATCGAGTACCTGCGCGATCCGAAGGAGGCGGTGGCCCGGGTGGGGGCGGGCGCCAATGTCGCATTCCTGATGAGGCCGGTGCGCGTGGAGCAGGTACGGGACATCGCTTTCGCCGGCGAGGTGATGCCGCAAAAATCCACCGATTTCTATCCCAAGCTGCTGTCGGGCCTGACCATCTATGCGCTGGATTGA